DNA from Deltaproteobacteria bacterium:
CTGCGATGCTGTCTGCAAGATATACCGATAAAAAGACAAATATTGTAACAAAAAGGTTGTTTTCTGCTCTTCATAGTCCGCAGGATTTTGTGAATGCAGGAGAAGAAAAGATTAAAAAATATATATCTTCTGTAAGTATGTATGAAACTAAAGCAAAATATATATATGGAATGTGTAAAATACTGGTTTCTGAATATGATGGAGAGGTGCCTAAGAGCCGTGAAGAGCTTATAAGATTGCCCGGGGTGGGAAGAAAGGTGGCAAATATGGTTTTGTCTTGCGCCTTCAGCATTCCCGCAATTTCTGTGGATACCCATGTAGCCAGAGTTGCCCAAAGACTTTCCTTGTCTCAACAAAAAAAACCAGAGAAGATAGAAGAAGATTTGATGCACATCTGTCCCAAAGAAAAGTGGAAGGATTTGTATTTAGGCATGATTCTTTTAGGTAGATATATCTGTAAAGCAAGAGAGCCTGAGTGTGAAAAGTGTTTCTTAAAAGATGTGTGTCTGGAGAAGAAATAATAAATAATTATTTTCCTGAAATAAAGAAAGAAACTATTCAAACATATCGCCAATTTTTTTAACATGCCTGTGTTTAATTCAAGAAAAGTTATTGTAGGGGTGTCGGGCGGCATAGATAGTTTTTATACCTGTCTGTTATTGAAGGAATGGGGTCTTGCAGTTAAAGCTGTGATGCTCAAGTTTTCTTCGCAAGACGAGGAGAGAGGAAGACTTTTGCATGAGAAACTTGACAAACTAAACATAGAATTGATAGTGAAAGATGCCGAATCCGTTTTTCAAGAAAAGGTGGTAAAATATTTTGTGGAAAGTTATAAGAAAGGTTTTACGCCTAACCCCTGCATCGCGTGTAATAGCAAGGTAAAATTTCCATTGCTTTTTGAGGAAGCTGATAAGGAAGAGGCTCTTTTTGTGGCTACCGGACACTACGCTAATATATGTAGAAAAAATGACAGCTTTTCTATTGTGAGAGGGAGAAACAGAGACCAATCTTATTTTTTGTGCGGCTTAGATCAAGATATGCTTAAGCGGCTGGTATTTCCTTTAGATAATTATAAAAAGAAATGGATAGGAGAACAGATTTTGGATTTTGGTTTTCACGATTTTATAGAGAGTAA
Protein-coding regions in this window:
- the mnmA gene encoding tRNA 2-thiouridine(34) synthase MnmA is translated as MPVFNSRKVIVGVSGGIDSFYTCLLLKEWGLAVKAVMLKFSSQDEERGRLLHEKLDKLNIELIVKDAESVFQEKVVKYFVESYKKGFTPNPCIACNSKVKFPLLFEEADKEEALFVATGHYANICRKNDSFSIVRGRNRDQSYFLCGLDQDMLKRLVFPLDNYKKKWIGEQILDFGFHDFIESKDLCFVYKNYRTFIEQFFPSKEGEILDTKGNVVGCHHGISHYTIGQRKGVKVGNTPRYVIKINVKKNRIIVGEEKELYNRVFLVKDCNLFVKKNFFRGREVLCQVRFKTRPKKAMIDIKDNECVVRLREKERAVTSGQFAVFYFDDTLLGGGWIYRIVK
- the nth gene encoding endonuclease III; translation: MRTRDMKQQIVKRILEHYKNPSVELDFSTPFELLIAAMLSARYTDKKTNIVTKRLFSALHSPQDFVNAGEEKIKKYISSVSMYETKAKYIYGMCKILVSEYDGEVPKSREELIRLPGVGRKVANMVLSCAFSIPAISVDTHVARVAQRLSLSQQKKPEKIEEDLMHICPKEKWKDLYLGMILLGRYICKAREPECEKCFLKDVCLEKK